DNA sequence from the Paenibacillus azoreducens genome:
CGCTCTCTCCATAATTTCCTTTACAATTGAATCTTTTGCATCTGCATAATCTTGCACGTGACGCCATTGATGTCGTGCCAAGCTACGCTTCACTTGTGCATACACGTCCCGGTCGGAGTCGTTCGCTTTGAGCCAATTGCGGAAAAGCAACATTCGCTCGATTTCGGACGCCCCCTGGCTAAATACGTGAAGATTAATTGCTGTATCGGGACCTTGGAATAGACGGTGTTCAAACCAATCGGGTTCCCGTATGTGTAGCGTGTACCCCTCTTCCTCCAAGTCAGGAACGTAGGCCGTTTCGTCCGCAGAATTCTCTACTACCAGCAGCATATCGATGATTGGCTTGGCACATAATCCTGGCACCGAAGTAGATCCAACATGCTCCAATTGCAGAACCTTGTTTCCAAGTATTGAACGAATTCGTTCGGCCTCTTGCTCGAAAATTTTAGGCCAGTGCGGATCATAATCCTGGAGAATTATGGATGTGTTGTGAGGCTTCAGTTCACCAATCGTTGCTTTCTGAAGCCTTTCCTCACTGGTAGATGCCATATTTGAATGATTATGATTCGATGTCAAATACTCCACCCGCTTTCTTTCATATTTGATATGAAAACGCTAAGCTCTTCAATATACCACAAATGTATATCGAAGCAAAGGCCTGTACCTTCCCCTTTCCTTACCCTCTATCCCTTGTTCTTAATTCTTTTCAATCGGAAAAAGGAGGTTCCTACTTTACCATGGATCAAAATCAATCTCTATACATTCCCTTAGGCGTCAAGCCGGAAGCCGAGTGGTTTCCCGGCTTCGGTAAACATCAGCTTGGTCAATCATCTATTGGCTCACTTGCTGCTGTTGTAGTCGCCCTATGTCTTTGGCTGATGGGCAGAAGTGTTCCGCTCGCAGTGGTTACTTTCCTGATCGGCGTGTCCGCCTCTGTGATGATGACAACCAAGGACCGTCATAATTTGTCTGTACTGGATCAGATCATGTTTATGATTCGTTATGCCAAGTCTCAGAAGTTCTACCCTTATCGCAGTTTAAACACTTGGACTACGACGGAATACAAGCTATGATGCACACAGAAACCGCCACCGCCTTACTGATACAGGGGATGTTATTTTCTACGCTTCTTCTTATTGCTAGTTTTCACGACATTCGCACACGCGAGGTCCCCAATTGGGTGCCGATCGCCTTAATCGGCTCAGGCTTGCTCCAGTTCCAGCTTGTTCCGGCTCTTATCGGCCTCGTATCTACCAGCTTGCCTTATCTGCTTGCCGCTGTTACCACAAACGGAAAAATCGGCGGCGGCGATATTACGCTGATGGCAGCCTGTGGTTTTGTTTTGGGCCCAGTCGGCGGCCTTCTGCAAAGCATTATCGGGTTAACATTCGTTTTGCTCTTCGCGATAGGAATCGTTTATCGTCATGGGCTTAAAAAAACCAAGCAAACCGCCTTCCCGCTCGTTCCTTTTCTTACGGCAGGCGGTTTGCTCACGTTTACATTACTTTATTTGTGATTGACGAAGGAGGATATTCCAATTCATGAATTGGCTAAAAAACCGTACCGTTCTGGGGATAAGTTGCATAATCTTATCCCTTATCCTTTGTCTCGGCATTGCGCCGCTGTTGAATCGAAGCGCCAGTGAAAAAGTCGCGATTGCCCGCATCGTTCAAGAGGTAGCCGAGGGCGAGGCCATCACTGCCGCTCATGTAGAGACCGTGTATGTAGGAGCCTACAATCTGCCCACTGACGTGCTAAAATCCGAAGACCAAGTTGTCGGACAGTATGCCGCGGCGGATCTGAAAGTTGGAGATTATTTGCTCCCTTCCAAATTGTCAGCCTCTCCCCTCGATGCTTATTTAACCCGTCTGGACGGACAGAGACAAGCCTTGTCGGTTACAATCAAAAGCCTCGCAGCGGGCCTTTCCGGCAAGCTTCAACCTGGTGATATTGTTAGCTTATTCGCCACCGACTACGGCGACTTTCGCACAACCACGTTGCCCCCGGAACTGCAATACGTAGAAGTGCTGTCGGTTACGACCAGCAGTGGTCTGGATGCCCAAACCACAGCAAACGATCAAAACGAAAGAGAACTGCCTTCCACACTTACCTTGCTCGTCCGGCCTGAGCAAGCCGTATTGCTGACCGACATTGAAAGCAAAGGAAAACTACATGCGGCATTGGTTTATCGGGGAGATGCGGCAACAACACAGTTATTCCTCGATAAACAAGAAGCGTATTTCTCGTCCAAATCACAACCGGAGGATGTTGCTCATGAGTAATAAACCGCTTATCGTCCTATGGGGCAGTCCGAATAGCGGTAAAACCATCGCTACCGTCAAATTAGCGCAAGCTCTGGCCGCTCACCGTAAAAATGTACTCGTCATATTCAGTGACGCCCTCTGCCCTTCCGTTGCCGCTATCGTACCTGGGCAAGCTAATGAGCAGAAATCGCTTGGTGAGCTGCTCAGTCTGCCTTCGCTTGCCCAGGAAGATCTGCTCCACTATTCGCTTGCGTTAAAAGGCTCGCCCCATCTCGCCTTTCTCGGTTATAAAAAAGGCGATCATGTCTTTTCTTATGCTGACTATAGCCGCGAGCGAGCCGTCGACTTGCTGACTCTGGCCAGACATACTGCCGATGTTGTGCTGGTAGACTGCGCCAGTTATGTGTCTTCTTATTTGCTTTCGACCGTGGCGCTGGAGTTAGCCGACGTAATATTCCGATTTCACAACTGCGATCTCAAAAGCCTGATGTTTTACGCCTCCTATTTGCCGTTATTGTCCGATGCCCGATTTCAGCATGCGGAGACGATTCCGATTTTGTCCAATGTCAAGCCGGGACAAGATAACCGGGCATATAGCCAAGTTGTCGGGGGAATCCAATTCCTTCTGCCGCACGTCGCAGCGCTGGAACAACAATCCCTCGAAGCACGACTCATGGACCCGCTTCCGCCCGGCAAGGACGCGACTCTTTATCAGGAAGGCATCTCCCACATGATGAGGTTGATCATCCCCGAGGACGTACAGAAGTCACATAAGAGTACCGCGGCAGCTACGAGCAAAGCGTCTGTCGCTCCATGGTTCAGAAAGCAGCTTGAACTTTGGCGAGGTGATCGAAAATGAATCAATCCGCACTCTATTTCTCTAGCCAGTCCAAGCCTTTTAGTGAAGTGTTGATAGAGGTGCAAGCTTACCTCTCCAGCAAATACGCGACTTTGCTCAGTAGTCATCAGGTAGAACAGAAGCAGCAGATTATCGCCTATATCAGTCAATACTTGACCGATCACCGGCTGCACGTGCCTGGCCTAGCTTTTGATGAGCTAATCGACCGTTTGTATGCGGAAATGGTCGAGTATTCGTTTTTGACACGCTATTTATTCGCGAGTGATGTGGAAG
Encoded proteins:
- a CDS encoding GrpB family protein, whose translation is MASTSEERLQKATIGELKPHNTSIILQDYDPHWPKIFEQEAERIRSILGNKVLQLEHVGSTSVPGLCAKPIIDMLLVVENSADETAYVPDLEEEGYTLHIREPDWFEHRLFQGPDTAINLHVFSQGASEIERMLLFRNWLKANDSDRDVYAQVKRSLARHQWRHVQDYADAKDSIVKEIMERANAVK
- the cpaB gene encoding Flp pilus assembly protein CpaB, producing MNWLKNRTVLGISCIILSLILCLGIAPLLNRSASEKVAIARIVQEVAEGEAITAAHVETVYVGAYNLPTDVLKSEDQVVGQYAAADLKVGDYLLPSKLSASPLDAYLTRLDGQRQALSVTIKSLAAGLSGKLQPGDIVSLFATDYGDFRTTTLPPELQYVEVLSVTTSSGLDAQTTANDQNERELPSTLTLLVRPEQAVLLTDIESKGKLHAALVYRGDAATTQLFLDKQEAYFSSKSQPEDVAHE
- a CDS encoding A24 family peptidase; translation: MLFSTLLLIASFHDIRTREVPNWVPIALIGSGLLQFQLVPALIGLVSTSLPYLLAAVTTNGKIGGGDITLMAACGFVLGPVGGLLQSIIGLTFVLLFAIGIVYRHGLKKTKQTAFPLVPFLTAGGLLTFTLLYL